One window of the Zea mays cultivar B73 chromosome 3, Zm-B73-REFERENCE-NAM-5.0, whole genome shotgun sequence genome contains the following:
- the LOC100275502 gene encoding Protein LURP-one-related 5 gives MAIVGAEYCDPEERVLTVRKTSHFSPGDGFAAYDHRTGGLSFRADTYGRGHGGGAASAGELALLGPAGEPLLTVRRRRPSLHQRWEGFLGARADGQKAIFSARRPSILGGAAAGAVIELLPPAPAAAPVLLRVDGSFPRRCCRVVLAPRAEGEKAKVVAEIGRKVDEGARVVMGRDVFVLRVSPGFDAAFAMGIVLVLDQIVGDESGGVDAGADVIDAKPKVW, from the coding sequence ATGGCGATTGTGGGCGCGGAGTACTGCGACCCCGAGGAACGCGTGCTGACGGTGCGCAAGACCTCGCACTTCTCCCCCGGCGACGGGTTCGCGGCCTACGACCACCGCACGGGCGGGCTCTCCTTCCGCGCCGACACCTACGGGCGGGGCCACGGCGGGGGCGCGGCGTCGGCGGGCGAGCTCGCGCTGCTGGGCCCGGCCGGGGAGCCTCTGCTCACCGTGCGGCGCCGCCGCCCGTCGCTGCACCAGCGATGGGAGGGCTTCCTGGGCGCCCGCGCCGACGGCCAGAAGGCGATCTTCTCGGCCCGGCGCCCGTCCATCCTCGGCGGCGCCGCGGCCGGCGCCGTCATCGAGCTCCTCCCGCCGGCGCCGGCCGCCGCCCCCGTGCTGCTCCGCGTGGACGGGTCCTTCCCGCGCCGGTGCTGCCGCGTGGTGCTGGCGCCCAGGGCCGAGGGGGAGAAGGCCAAGGTGGTGGCGGAGATCGGGCGGAAGGTGGACGAGGGGGCAAGGGTCGTCATGGGCCGCGACGTCTTCGTCCTGCGGGTGAGCCCCGGCTTCGACGCCGCGTTCGCCATGGGGATCGTGCTCGTGCTGGACCAGATCGTGGGCGACGAGTCCGGCGGCGTCGACGCTGGGGCGGACGTCATCGACGCCAAGCCCAAGGTTTGGTGA